The region CATCTTTTCCTCCTGCGGAAGGGTGGAACTGGTGGAAGAACGGCTTATGGATGCAGTTGGCTGCGTCAGCGGCAGTTCACCGGCTTTTGTGTACATGTTCATTGAGGCGCTGGCTGACAGCGGGGTCAAATACGGCCTTCCCAGAAAGACAGCCTATGCCATGGCGGCCCAAACTGTGCTTGGAAGCGCGAAAATGATTCTGGAGACAGGTAAGCATCCGGGGCAGTTGAAGGATGAGGTGTGTTCCCCCGGCGGCACCACCATCGCAGGTGTATCTGCTCTGGAGGAGCATGGCCTGAGAAATGCGGTCATCAAGGCGGCGGACGCCTGCTATGAGAAGACCCGGCGCATGAAATAGGATAATGATATCAAATCATAACAGAGAGGAAGGTACAGACATGGAAGATAAAGAAAAGAATACGCAGATACCGGTTATACGGCTGGACCGCCAGCTTAAATATGAGGGAAACATTCTTAAAATATATGAGGACAAGGTCCTGGCAAACGGCCATGAGGCAAGGTGGGATTTCATCCATCACGACGGCGCCGCGGCTGTCCTGCCCGTTGCTGACGATGGAAAAATCCTTATGGTGCGCCAGTACCGCAATGCTCTGGACCGTTATACCCTGGAGATTCCGGCAGGCAAGCTGGATGAGCCGGGAGAGCCAAAGGTGGAGTGCGCGTTCCGGGAGCTGGAGGAGGAGACCGGATACAGAGTGGAGTCACCGGAGAACCTGGAGTATCTTATGAGCCTTACCACGACTGTTGCGTTCTGCGATGAGGCCATTGACATATTCGTGGCCCACAACCTGATACCATCCCATCAGCATCTGGACGAGGATGAGGTGATCAATGTGGTTCCATGCAGCCTGGAGGAACTGGAGGACATGGTATACACAGGAAAGATTACGGACGGCAAGACCATTGCCGCCATTATGGCCTATGCCAGAAAATACCGTTCTGAGGATAAGAAGGACAGTATGGTGCGGGGCTAAGTCATAAACCATGAATTTCTGTCATACAGTAGTGGGGGAGAAGCTGCAGCGGATATGTTTCTTACCTGTAAACTGGGACAGGAGGATGATGCATGGGAATGAGGTGGTTTAGGCTGCGTCTGGGAACGCTCACCTATGAGGACTGGCTGTTGTTCTGCTTTGTGTCAGGGATTTTTTGCGGTACGGCAGCCGCGCTGGTATTTGGCGGTCCTACGGTGCAGGGGTGTATCCTGGGGGCAGCGGGCTCCTTCGGAGGCGGAAACAGGGGAGTGAGGGAATTTATGACCGTATTCAGGCAGAGAGCGTTGGAAACCTGCGGCGGCTGGCTGGTCGGAATCACGGTGTGCAGCCAGATGCTGTTTGGGTTCCTGACCTTTTATGCGGGGATGAGTCTGGCAGTGGTGCTGTCCGTGCTGACCATCCGCAAGGGACTTTTGGGAATCGCCGCATTTTTATGTACGGTCCTGCCCCATGGTCTGGTCTATCTCCTGGTGTGGTACGTGCTGTCAGGCTGGTCCGGACAGATGCAGAAGAAGCTCCATATCCTGCCGGGACTTCTGCTGTTAATCATCACCGGCGCCGGGGCGTTTCTGGAGGTTTTCGTTTCTCCCTTCCTGTGGGGGATTTTTGGATAACGGAGCACAGGACACAAAGGATAAGTGGGGGAAGTGAATATGGATTGGCTGTTGTTTGCTTTCGGTTCAGCCGTGTTCGCCGGCCTGACTGCCGTCCTATCGAAAATCGGCGTCAGGGATACGGACTCGGATTTGGCTACTGCGGTCCGTACCGCAGTGGTTCTTGTGTTTTCGTGGATTATGGTGTTCCTTACCGGAATGGCCGGTTCCATAGGAACCATAAGCGGCGGAACCTGTCTGTTTCTGGTACTGTCCGGTGTGGCCACAGGGGCTTCCTGGCTGTTCTATTTCAGGGCTCTTCAGCTGGGGGATGTGAACAAGGTGGCTCCCATTGATAAATCCAGCACTATCCTGACCATGTTTCTGGCTGCCCTGATTTTGGGAGAGGGTCTTGGGGGAATGAAAATTCTGTGCATGGTCCTGATTGGGACAGGCACCCTGCTGATGATTCAAAAGCGGGAGGGAAGGGCGGAGCAGCCGGGGAACAGCGGATGGCTTGCGGCTGCCCTTTTATCGGCTGTATTTGCCAGCTTGACCGCCATTCTGGGAAAAATTGGAATACAGGGAGTGGAATCCAACCTGGGAACAGCCATCCGCACCTGCGTGGTGCTGGCAATGGCCTGGCTCCTGGTGTTCCTTCAGGGAAAGCAGAAGCATCTGGGGAGAATTGCGCCAAAGAGCTGGTTTTTCCTCATTATTTCGGGGTTTGCAACAGGAGCTTCCTGGCTGTGTTATTACAGGGCCCTGCAGGACGGGCCTGCCAGTATCGTGGTTCCCATTGATAAGCTCAGTATTCTGGTGACCATACTGTTTTCCAGAATATTCCTGGGGGAAAAGCTGGACCGCAAATCTTTTGCAGGTCTGGTTCTTCTGACCGCAGGAACGCTTCTGCTGTTATTCTAGGGTTCCAAAAGGAGAGATGTACGTGAAGAAGAGAAAAACAGTTCCCTGCCTTATCATCCGGGCCATGGATGGTAAAAACGACGGGCTGGTGACACCGGAGTCCGCCATGTGGGGCGAATTTAAAGGAACCCTTTCCAACCGTAAGCACAGGGGGATATCCCACGGTGATATGATTGATTTAACGCGTGAGGATTACAGGGAATCTTATGTTTTTTTGAGTTATGTGAGAAAAAATTTTTACCATTGCTTAACAACATATTGACATACAAAAATACCCCCTTCCAACATGTTGTATGTTTTATGTTAATCACCTGAAAATGGGGTCCAAAGTGGGAAAAATGTGTTTGATTTTATAGAAAAATGCAGATATAATGATAGTCAGCATACGATTTTGGGCCACTTTTTGTGAGAAACGGGTTAGGGGAAAATAGCGATATGACGTCCGATATAAAAAGCTTTGTGAGCTACCTGAGGGATGTGAAAAAGACCTCCAGGAACACGGAAATTTCCTACCAGAGAGATTTGATGCAGCTGGCGTCTTTTCTGGAGGATAAAGGAATAACAGAAGTTGAAAAGGTGACTAAGACCAGTCTGAATTCATATATCCTTTTTTTGGAAAAAGAGGGGAAGGCCACGACCACCATATCCAGGGAACTGGCATCCATGAAGGCTTTTTTCAATTTCATGTTCAAAGAAGGACGAATCCGCAAGGACCCGGCGGAACTCCTGAAAGCGCCCAAAATTGAGAAAAAGGCCCCTGTCATACTGAGTGTCAATGAGGTCAACGCTCTGCTGGGCCAACCCGGCATGACAACATCCAAGGAGATACGGGACAAGGCCATGCTGGAGCTTTTGTACGCCACGGGCATACGGGTGTCAGAGCTAATCGGGCTGGAGCTTTCGGATCTTAATATGCAGGTTGGCTACATCACTTGCAGGGATGGACAGAAGGAGCGCATGGTTCCTTTTGGAAAACCGGCCAAGCAGGCTTTGAGCGTGTATCTGGAAAAGGGGCGTCACGAGCTGCTTAAGGGTAAGGAATCCCAGTGGCTGTTCACTAATTGCAGCGGCAAGGCCATGAGCCGCCAGGGCTTCTGGAAGATTATCAAGTATTATGGGGAAAAGGCCGGTATCCAGGCAGATATAACCCCTCATACCCTGCGTCATTCCTTTGCTGCCCATCTGATTCGGGGCGGCGCCGACATCCATGCGGTCCAGGCCATGCTGGGCCATTCAGATTCCACCACCACCCATATGTACGCTGCTTATTCCGGCAATACGGTGGGAGAAACCTACCGGGCGGCTTTGCCCAGGAAGTAGGGTGGATGCGGTAATCATGTTTTAATGAGTCCTAATGAGTCCTGTCTTTTTGGCAGGGCTTTTTTGTTATGGCCCAGGGCAGCAGGTTTGAGACGACTATTAAAATAGTCATTGAAGGGAGTTTATATGAAACCGGAACTATTTGACTCTGAACTTAAAATCATGAAAACACTGTGGAAGCATGGTGACTGCACGGCCGGTCAGATGGCTAAGCTGTTAAAGGACGAGATTGGCTGGAACCGCAATACGGCCTACACGGTCATCAAGAAATGTATTGAAAAGGGAGCTGTGATCCGTCTGGAGCCCAACCTTCTGTGCAGGGCAGCCGTGACCAGGCAGGAGATTAAAGCTCCTTTGCCTGGCTCACATAAGAGAGAATCTGCTTTGCATAAGCGTCAGCCATGCCGTCCGGGGACAACATTTCCGGTTCATATTCCGCATAGGTGAGAGATGCCTTATATTCCCGCATGAGGACAGGGGACCATAGGCAGCCGAACTGTGGAAGAAAGAGGCCCTGCTTTTTGGTGTAGCAGGTTCTGGCAGTGGCCTTTGCGCGCGCATCCCTGTCCACATATTCGCCTACGCTTTTATGGATGGCCGTGTCTTCCACGGGCAGGTAATAATAGTCTTTATAGTTGGAATAAAAGTACTTGAGCTCGCCCTGGAAGAGGGCA is a window of Enterocloster clostridioformis DNA encoding:
- a CDS encoding NUDIX hydrolase, which gives rise to MEDKEKNTQIPVIRLDRQLKYEGNILKIYEDKVLANGHEARWDFIHHDGAAAVLPVADDGKILMVRQYRNALDRYTLEIPAGKLDEPGEPKVECAFRELEEETGYRVESPENLEYLMSLTTTVAFCDEAIDIFVAHNLIPSHQHLDEDEVINVVPCSLEELEDMVYTGKITDGKTIAAIMAYARKYRSEDKKDSMVRG
- a CDS encoding EamA family transporter produces the protein MDWLLFAFGSAVFAGLTAVLSKIGVRDTDSDLATAVRTAVVLVFSWIMVFLTGMAGSIGTISGGTCLFLVLSGVATGASWLFYFRALQLGDVNKVAPIDKSSTILTMFLAALILGEGLGGMKILCMVLIGTGTLLMIQKREGRAEQPGNSGWLAAALLSAVFASLTAILGKIGIQGVESNLGTAIRTCVVLAMAWLLVFLQGKQKHLGRIAPKSWFFLIISGFATGASWLCYYRALQDGPASIVVPIDKLSILVTILFSRIFLGEKLDRKSFAGLVLLTAGTLLLLF
- a CDS encoding site-specific tyrosine recombinase → MTSDIKSFVSYLRDVKKTSRNTEISYQRDLMQLASFLEDKGITEVEKVTKTSLNSYILFLEKEGKATTTISRELASMKAFFNFMFKEGRIRKDPAELLKAPKIEKKAPVILSVNEVNALLGQPGMTTSKEIRDKAMLELLYATGIRVSELIGLELSDLNMQVGYITCRDGQKERMVPFGKPAKQALSVYLEKGRHELLKGKESQWLFTNCSGKAMSRQGFWKIIKYYGEKAGIQADITPHTLRHSFAAHLIRGGADIHAVQAMLGHSDSTTTHMYAAYSGNTVGETYRAALPRK
- a CDS encoding BlaI/MecI/CopY family transcriptional regulator encodes the protein MKPELFDSELKIMKTLWKHGDCTAGQMAKLLKDEIGWNRNTAYTVIKKCIEKGAVIRLEPNLLCRAAVTRQEIKAPLPGSHKRESALHKRQPCRPGTTFPVHIPHR